One genomic segment of Hordeum vulgare subsp. vulgare chromosome 2H, MorexV3_pseudomolecules_assembly, whole genome shotgun sequence includes these proteins:
- the LOC123429542 gene encoding zinc finger A20 and AN1 domain-containing stress-associated protein 9-like, whose translation MAHGQESSTQAATGGAAPPLCANGCGFYGSAATKSMCSKCYRDHLKSTDVAAPAVEGKINTDDLILAFKKSVSLQEQDSAAAAGADAAPAADAPPKKAAPARCMACKKKVGLLGFACRCGGTYCSLHRYADGHACGFDYKKAGREMMAQQNPLVAPSKLDNKI comes from the coding sequence ATGGCGCACGGGCAGGAGTCGTCGACGCAGGCCGCCACCGGCGGCGCCGCGCCGCCGCTGTGCGCGAACGGCTGCGGGTTCTACGGGAGCGCGGCGACCAAGAGCATGTGCTCCAAGTGCTACCGCGACCACCTCAAGTCCACAGACGTGGCTGCCCCCGCCGTCGAGGGGAAGATCAATACCGACGACCTCATCCTGGCCTTCAAGAAGTCGGTGAGCCTGCAGGAGCAGGACTCTGCCGCTGCAGCTGGTGCTGATGCTGCACCGGCGGCCGATGCGCCACCAAAGAAGGCGGCGCCGGCCAGGTGCATGGCGTGCAAGAAGAAGGTGGGGCTGCTGGGGTTCGCGTGCCGCTGCGGTGGCACCTACTGCTCGCTGCACCGCTACGCGGACGGGCACGCGTGCGGCTTCGACTACAAGAAGGCCGGCCGTGAGATGATGGCGCAGCAGAACCCTCTTGTCGCGCCGTCAAAGCTCGACAACAAGATTTGA
- the LOC123429544 gene encoding fibroin heavy chain-like: MGKAYHKKLGVHKTATAGTGAGKGKVMRAGKGKGAGAGGGAKAVGGAGGWGGASTFSAAEHSTFETVSWQTYRSLTITHSSTTATVGEGKSKGAGDGNAKRSGAIKGALFSPTAHGSFETDHSTFDTATQTMNEHYDEEENLGLTMDYQEDGMQDHELVSDVDAEGDDGSGGGGHDDVGVDDYDDVSAGSDHFRDDDYYYDDVVGGFDDGYDPGDAGDGADDWW, translated from the exons ATGGGGAAGGCCTACCACAAGAAGTTAGGCGTGCACAAGACGGCCACCGCCGGCACGGGCGCCGGGAAGGGCAAGGTCATGAGGGCCGGGAAGGGCAAG GGGGCCGGAGCGGGAGGAGGCGCGAAGGCAGTAGGTGGTGCTGGGGGCTGGGGAGGCGCGTCGACGTTCTCTGCCGCCGAGCATAGCACCTTCGAGACGGTAAGCTGGCAAACTTACCGATCATTAACCATTACGCATTCTTCCACGACGGCCACCGTCGGGGAAGGGAAGAGCAAGGGCGCCGGCGACGGCAACGCTAAGCGCTCCGGAGCTATAAAAGGTGCATTATTCTCTCCCACCGCCCATGGCTCCTTTGAGACCGACCATAGCACCTTTGATACA GCCACGCAGACCATGAATGAGCACTACGATGAGGAGGAGAACCTCGGTTTGACCATGGATTATCAGGAAGATGGCATGCAGGACCATGAACTAGTGTCTGATGTAGACGCCGAAGGCGATGATGGCAGTGGCGGTGGTGGTCATGATGACGTCGGGGTTGACGACTATGATGATGTCAGTGCCGGGAGTGACCACTTCAGAGACGatgactactactacgacgacgtTGTCGGGGGATTTGACGATGGCTACGATCCAGGTGATGCTGGGGATGGAGCTGACGACTGGTGGTAG